The following proteins come from a genomic window of Amaranthus tricolor cultivar Red isolate AtriRed21 chromosome 14, ASM2621246v1, whole genome shotgun sequence:
- the LOC130799336 gene encoding uncharacterized protein LOC130799336, whose product MASIGTSLKRKRNWDCIRFIITMINCVVLLHLMLYSMRKTIYDSHYLKLDKKTRRKMRLHNLNRMIRESDTLCRNYLYINRYTFGVLLEMVRDIGGLNETRNTCLEEMVAGFLYILAHHKKNRMMGAHFYRSGETFSRQFHACLLAILKLHAILLKKPTPIQQDCNDERWKYFKNSLGALDGTMILVNVPCDVRSKYRTRKGYYYLCDGGYTNGEGFLAPYRGHLYHLREWNNGPRQPQTAEEYFNLRHAKARNVIERCFGLLKGRWGILRSPSWFSLQTHGRIVLACALLHNLVKRYMLAEFDDEDLFEENDSDDNDGDDNEEDDMEYITSIAVTVPWTNFRNIMAQYMFNDWRARHRRLTL is encoded by the exons ATGGCTAGCATTGGTACTTctttgaaaaggaagagaaattggGACTGTATTCGGTTCATAATTACTATGattaattgtgttgtgttgCTACATTTGATGTTGTACTCGATGAGAAAAACTATATACGATTCCCATTATCTTAAGCTTGATAAAAAAACTAGGAGAAAAATGAGATTGCACAACTTGAATAGAATGATTAGAGAAAGTGACACTTTGTGTAGGAACTATCTTTATATAAATCGATATACATTTGGTGTACTTTTAGAGATGGTTAGAGATATTGGTGGattaaatgaaacaagaaaCACATGTTTGGAAGAGATGGTTGCGGGTTTCTTATACATATTAGCTCaccataagaaaaatagaatgatgGGTGCACATTTTTATAGAAGTGGTGAAACTTTTAGTAGACAATTTCATGCTTGTTTGTTAGCAATATTAAAGTTACATGCTATTCTTCTTAAGAAACCAACACCAATACAACAGGATTGCAACGATGAAAGATGGAAATATTTCAAg aacTCATTAGGTGCCCTTGATGGTACAATGATTCTAGTGAATGTTCCTTGTGATGTTCGATCCAAATATCGGACTAGAAAAG gtTATTATTATCTATGTGATGGAGGATATACTAATGGAGAAGGATTCCTTGCACCCTATAGAGGGCATCTTTATCATCTTAGAGAATGGAATAATGGCCCCCGACAACCTCAAACCGCCGAAGAATATTTCAACTTAAGGCATGCAAAAGCTAGAAATGTGATTGAGAGATGCTTTGGATTACTCAAGGGAAGATGGGGGATTCTTAGAAGTCCTTCTTGGTTTAGTTTACAAACACATGGTCGAATTGTACTTGCTTGTGCTTTATTACATAATTTGGTAAAGAGATACATGCTTGCAGAATTTGATGATGAGGACTTGTTTGAGgaaaatgatagtgatgataatgatggtgatgataATGAGGAAGATGATATGGAGTACATAACCTCCATTGCTGTAACCGTTCCATGGACGAATTTTCGAAAtataatggcccaatatatgtTCAATGATTGGAGGGCTAGACACCGCAGACTTACTTTGTGa